Below is a genomic region from Syntrophales bacterium.
TCGGCCAGGGTCAGCGCCACCCTCGGGGTGATGAGACGCTCGATCGAAGGGGCGTCGGCAAGGCTTAAAAATATGGCGGAGTGCGTGAGAACACCCGACTCCTCGAGGGAAGTAATGAAAAACTTGGCCACGTCGAATTTCACGCCCATGGCGGCAAATATGACAGTAAATTCTTCCTCCGCGGTCAGGATCCTGGCCTGTCGGGCTATTTGGGCGGCAATCAGGTTGTGCGGCATTCCGCTGCCCGAGAATATCGGAAGCTTCTGGCCACGGATAAGGGTATTCATCCCGTCTATGGCGGATATCCCGGTCTGTATAAAGTCCCTCGGATATTCTCTGCTCCAGGGGTTGACCGGCAGGCCATTCACGTTCATCATTTTGTCTGTGATTACCTGGGGAGCTCCATCGATGGGCCTTCCCAGACCATCGAAGACCCTTCCGAGCATATCGCGATCAACCGGGATCTCAAGCGACTTACCCACGAAGGTAATCCTCATCCCCTTCACGGAAAGTCCGCTCGTGCCCTCAAAGACCTGAACCACGGCCCGCTGTTCGTCCACCTCAAGGGTCTGCCCTATGCGTATTTCGCCTGAGTCATCCCGGATCTCCACGATCTCGCCGTAGCCAACGCCCTTGACTCCCTCAACAAAGATCAGTGGGCCGGAGATACCGGAAAGGTTAGTGTAGTCAATATCGGCTGGCATGTTCATTCTCCTATTATTGACTCTTTAAGCGAATCGATTCCGAGAGCAAGCCTCTTCCCATACTCCTCAATCCTTTCGGTTTCGTTGTTGGGAACTTCGGATTTGAGCCTTACCATTTCCGAGACCACGTCCAGCGCCGCGATATCCTTGACAGAAATGCCGGCTTGCACAAGTTCCGTCCCCTTTTTATAAAGATCCAGAATAGTCTTCAGGAGCTTGAGCTGCTTTTCGGGATCACAGTACTTGTCAATTGGATCGAATGAGTTTTGCTGGAGAAATGCGTTCTTGATCATCTCGGCTATAAAAAGGATAAACTGCTGCGACGACGGCAGAGCGTCGGGTCCGACGAGCTTTACCACCTGCTGAAGCCTGTGATCCTCAAGCAGGATGTTCATGGCCTCATTTCTCACCGAGAGCCATTGACTGTCCAGATTCTTCCACCAGCCCTCTATATCATGGAGGTATTCTGTGTAACTGTCTGTCCAGCTTATGGAAGGATAATGCCTGGCGTCGGCTAAAACCTTGTCCAGTGCCCAGAAGCACCTCACGAACCGTGTTGTGTGCTGGGTAACGGGTTCTGAGAAGTCGCCGCCCGGAGGGGATACCGCACCGATGATGGTGATGTCGCCGTCGCTGCCCGACAGCGTTTCAACAAGGCCTGCCCTCTCGTAGAACTCGGCAAGCCTGGTAGCCAGGTAGGGCGGAAAACCCTCCTCAGCAGGCATGTCCCCAAGCCTGCTGGACAGCTCCCTGAGGGCCTCGGCCCATCTCGATGTGGAGTCAGCCATCACCGCCACGCTGTATCCCATGTCGCGGTAGTACTCCGCGATGGTCACCCCCGTATAGATGCTCACCTCTCTGGCGGGAACCGGCATGTTCGATGTGTTCGCGATCATGACCGTTCGTTCGATAAGAGGCCGGCCGTTCCTCTCATCTATGAGCTTCGGGAAATCCGTAAGGACATCTGTCATTTCGTTGCCGCGCTCACCGCAGCCTATGTACACGATAATGTCCGCATTGCACCACTTAGCCAGGGCGTGCTGGATCATGGTCTTGCCCGTGCCGAACCCCCCGGGGATGGCGGCCGTACCGCCCCGTGCTATCGGAAAGAACGTGTCTATTATCCTCTGACCCGTCACAAGGGGTATAAAGGGTTTCTTCTTGCTCCTGCTTGGCCTCGCCTTCCTTACCGGCCAATACTCGGCAAGCTTCCCTTGGTACGTGTCGGTGCCGGTATCGACAGTGTATATTTCGTCTTCGATTGTGTATTCTCCGGTATCAGCGATGGTGGTCAATATGCCGGAGACCCGGGGGGGTATGAGCACCCTGTGCATGACGAGCGGGCTCTCCTTGATCTCTCCAAGGATATCCCCTTCCTTCACCTCGCCCCCGGCCTTTACCAGCGGGTTGAATTTCCACTTCCTGGTCACATCAAGCGGGGGCAGTTTTATCCCCTTCCTTATGTAACTCCCACACACCTCGAAAATGCCCACCAGGGGGCGCTGTATACCGTCGTATATACTTGCAATAAGTCCCGGCCCCAGAAGGACAGAAAGCGGCCTGCAGTGCGAGATCACCTCATCGCCCGGTTTCAGTCCCGTATTATCCTCGTATACCTGTATGACGGCCACATCCTCAATGAGCCGTATAACCTCGCCTATGAGCCTGTCAGGCCCCACCTCGGCGATGTCGAACATCCGTATCCCGTTGAGGCCGAACGCCCTGATGATTGGGCCATTTACCGCTATCACCTTTCCGGTCAACATGCCGTTCATATCCAATCCTTTATCACCTAAAAGGCAACACCCTTTTCCTTCAGTATCCGCACAATCTCCTGGCGGATAGCAAAGGATTTTCTAAAATAAACTCTCTCGATTGTATTGTTGAATATGCGGCCTCCCTGTTCGTCATGGACGATACATCCGCCCCACGTTATCGTGCTGTCTTCCTTTATGCCGATATCCCGGTTCCTGCCGGCTGCCTTTAGGGAATCCATGATTTCCTTTTTAAAGACAATGTCCTCTTTCTTCAGGCGAATCTCTGCTCTGGTCTGTATCTGGCCTACGGCGTCGCATACCGTATCTGAGAGGAATTTTTTGTATCGCTGATCATTCCTCATCCCCTTCACTGCCTCGTCCACGATATGGTTAATGAATTTCTCGATGATGCGGAGCTTGAGCTTCTTGCGATCAAGGATGCCCCTGTTCTCCAGCCTGGACAGTTCCTGCTTGATCTTTGCATCTATTTCAGCGGCGGATTTTTTGCTGAAGTTTTCCATCTCCGCGGCATAATCCTCATCCAGCTTCCTGATTTCTGAAAACTCCACCTCCTTGATGGCGCGTATCGCGCGTTCGGATTCTTCCCTGATAGAGCTTTCCAATGGCGTTTTATCCATCGCAAACCATCCCTCTGATCACAGGGTGATGCCGAGTGCCTCGGCTATATAGCCCACGACCGACCGGCGGAAACCCTTCATGTCATCGATACCGGGTATCTCGATGACCACCGGGCTTAAGCTGCCCAAGTTTATCTCCGTTATCCTCTCCTGAATATCCTCGGCAAGCTCGTTCGTTATAACCACTACACCTGCATCCCCTTTTTTTACGATCTCTTCCAGCCTTGCCGGTGCATTGTCTCTTCCGGAGATTACCCCTTCCACCCCTGAAAGGCGGAAAGCGCTTACAGTATGCATGTCCCCGATGATGTATATTTTCTTCATGTTACAGCTTGTTCAGGATCATGATCGCGATGATGAGGCCGTATATGGCGATACCTTCGGCCAGGCCGAGAAAGATGAGAACCCTTCCTGTGAGTTCCGGCTTCTCGCTCACGGCACCTATGCCTGCGGAACCTATCCGGGCCACGGCGTAGGCACTTGCAATGCAAGCGAGCCCAACGGCTAACGCCGCGGATATGTACGCTAAACCCCTCCACTCATTTCCCGTATTTATGTTGACCATATCTGCTGCGGCCGCAAACATCACATCCGGGAAAAGCAACAGAATCGCAAAGCAGATAGAGCTACTTAAAAAAACCATAGACAGGTTATCCTTGGTCATCTTACACCTCCGACGTTTTTGCCTTTAGTATGAAGGGGGTGAAGGCAACTCCGTCCCCCTTGAAGAACTTGCTGAAAAACTCGTAATACTCGAGCCTCATCGATTGAATCCCGCAAATAAGCCCCTCGAAGCCGATAATGAAGATGTTCCCTATTATGATTATGGCAATAGCACCCACAGATTTCATTGCGGGATCGGCTATGCCTGCCAGCGTGTATGTCACGATGCTCAATCCCGCATGCGAGAGCGCGAAAGCTCCCACCCGGATGAAGGAGATGGTATTTGCAAGCATGCTTAGCCCTATCTCCAGTATTTCCATAAGCGTCTCGATCACGTATTCGGATATGCTGTGCGGTTTGTGCTCCTTGAAAAGGGCAGGCCCAAGCACGCCCCGCAAGGAAAAGAGGAAAAGGGGTAAGACGATGAATCCACCGACTTCCCATGGCGCAGGACCCTGTCCGGTTCTTGTGTACCTCACGGCAATAAGCACGATTGCGGCATAGAGAATTAGTACAGCCAGACTCCTCTTCCCAAGGAGGGCTCCGGTATAATCCGAGTTCATGAGGCTGTTTATAATGTTGACGCAAAGACCTGCCATGATGAATATAGCCCCCATCAGTATGGTTACATAAAACAGATTCATGACGTGCTCCATGGGATGGAACCAGAGGGCGGGTATGATATGCTCGCTCGAGAAAATGCTGCCATAGAGCAAGCCGCAGATGGCGGCAGAAAAGCCGCACAGAATCAGTATACCTCCGGCCTGCCCGAGGCTTTCTAAGGGTTTCCCCTTCTTTTTGGCGATTCGCTTAAGAATAATGCCGCCCAGTGCGAGGACGAGCCCCTGACCGAGGTCACCGAACATGAGGCCGAACATGAGAACAAAGGTGATAGCTGTAAGCGGGGTGGGGTCTATTTCACTGTTGGATGGTATGCCCATTGTTTTCACGAGGAGTTCGAATGGTCTAAAGAGCCTGATGTTTCTCAAGCGGACAGGTGCATCCGCATCCCTCTGTTCAGATACGATGGCGATGAATTTGTCGCTGCAAATTCCTTGAAGGATGCTGAAAAGCCTCTGCTTCTCTGTTATATCCATCCAGCCCGTTATGAACATAGACCTGGATGAGAATAGTGACATTCTCAAGGCTTTGAGGACCTCCTCGTATCCCATGTATACGCCATACAACTTCATCAGAGCGTGT
It encodes:
- a CDS encoding V-type ATP synthase subunit B, with product MPADIDYTNLSGISGPLIFVEGVKGVGYGEIVEIRDDSGEIRIGQTLEVDEQRAVVQVFEGTSGLSVKGMRITFVGKSLEIPVDRDMLGRVFDGLGRPIDGAPQVITDKMMNVNGLPVNPWSREYPRDFIQTGISAIDGMNTLIRGQKLPIFSGSGMPHNLIAAQIARQARILTAEEEFTVIFAAMGVKFDVAKFFITSLEESGVLTHSAIFLSLADAPSIERLITPRVALTLAEHLAFDEGMHVLVILTDMTNYCESLRELSSSRGEIPSRKGYPGYLYSDLASIYERAGRLKDHKGSITQVPILTMPSDDISHPVPDLTGYITEGQIVLERELFNKGIYPPIAGLPSLSRLMKDGIGEGRTRHDHAQVAAQLFASYAKVKRMRALAAIVGEEELSELDKIYLKFGAAFEEQFLRQGDEENRSIEQTLDIGWQMLSLLPSDELYRIRREDIQRYYISEGK
- a CDS encoding ATP synthase subunit C, yielding MTKDNLSMVFLSSSICFAILLLFPDVMFAAAADMVNINTGNEWRGLAYISAALAVGLACIASAYAVARIGSAGIGAVSEKPELTGRVLIFLGLAEGIAIYGLIIAIMILNKL
- a CDS encoding V-type ATP synthase subunit F, encoding MKKIYIIGDMHTVSAFRLSGVEGVISGRDNAPARLEEIVKKGDAGVVVITNELAEDIQERITEINLGSLSPVVIEIPGIDDMKGFRRSVVGYIAEALGITL
- a CDS encoding V-type ATP synthase subunit E family protein gives rise to the protein MDKTPLESSIREESERAIRAIKEVEFSEIRKLDEDYAAEMENFSKKSAAEIDAKIKQELSRLENRGILDRKKLKLRIIEKFINHIVDEAVKGMRNDQRYKKFLSDTVCDAVGQIQTRAEIRLKKEDIVFKKEIMDSLKAAGRNRDIGIKEDSTITWGGCIVHDEQGGRIFNNTIERVYFRKSFAIRQEIVRILKEKGVAF
- a CDS encoding V-type ATPase 116kDa subunit family protein; translated protein: MVKLFVKSDIRKVSIALEKVFYHEVYLELGKTGFIHLSRSQDSASDIMMEGGLKDEEAKSREILSGIEYVMNTLNIQPGEDSIHDKIRDTSQDEAFVSRIKSTIERTQRLRSRIQESLGFIAERISYLEALNRMGIDPGAIKTARLVKMVFGTVENTDWGVPVKENFVLAKAGRYVFGTALPKDISTMLQFLKAYGYTDKSDDIREASIEHLTHREDILRHRLEILDGYLNNLRDEKGHALMKLYGVYMGYEEVLKALRMSLFSSRSMFITGWMDITEKQRLFSILQGICSDKFIAIVSEQRDADAPVRLRNIRLFRPFELLVKTMGIPSNSEIDPTPLTAITFVLMFGLMFGDLGQGLVLALGGIILKRIAKKKGKPLESLGQAGGILILCGFSAAICGLLYGSIFSSEHIIPALWFHPMEHVMNLFYVTILMGAIFIMAGLCVNIINSLMNSDYTGALLGKRSLAVLILYAAIVLIAVRYTRTGQGPAPWEVGGFIVLPLFLFSLRGVLGPALFKEHKPHSISEYVIETLMEILEIGLSMLANTISFIRVGAFALSHAGLSIVTYTLAGIADPAMKSVGAIAIIIIGNIFIIGFEGLICGIQSMRLEYYEFFSKFFKGDGVAFTPFILKAKTSEV
- a CDS encoding V-type ATP synthase subunit A codes for the protein MNGMLTGKVIAVNGPIIRAFGLNGIRMFDIAEVGPDRLIGEVIRLIEDVAVIQVYEDNTGLKPGDEVISHCRPLSVLLGPGLIASIYDGIQRPLVGIFEVCGSYIRKGIKLPPLDVTRKWKFNPLVKAGGEVKEGDILGEIKESPLVMHRVLIPPRVSGILTTIADTGEYTIEDEIYTVDTGTDTYQGKLAEYWPVRKARPSRSKKKPFIPLVTGQRIIDTFFPIARGGTAAIPGGFGTGKTMIQHALAKWCNADIIVYIGCGERGNEMTDVLTDFPKLIDERNGRPLIERTVMIANTSNMPVPAREVSIYTGVTIAEYYRDMGYSVAVMADSTSRWAEALRELSSRLGDMPAEEGFPPYLATRLAEFYERAGLVETLSGSDGDITIIGAVSPPGGDFSEPVTQHTTRFVRCFWALDKVLADARHYPSISWTDSYTEYLHDIEGWWKNLDSQWLSVRNEAMNILLEDHRLQQVVKLVGPDALPSSQQFILFIAEMIKNAFLQQNSFDPIDKYCDPEKQLKLLKTILDLYKKGTELVQAGISVKDIAALDVVSEMVRLKSEVPNNETERIEEYGKRLALGIDSLKESIIGE